The following coding sequences are from one Triticum dicoccoides isolate Atlit2015 ecotype Zavitan chromosome 4A, WEW_v2.0, whole genome shotgun sequence window:
- the LOC119287628 gene encoding inorganic phosphate transporter 1-2-like has translation MATEQLNVLKALDVAKTQLYHFKAVVIAGMGFFTDAYDLFCIALVTKLLGRIYYTDPALNEPGHLPANVSAAVNGVALCGTLAGQLFFGWLGDKLGRKSVYGFTLILMVLCSIASGLSFGHEAKGVMGTLCFFRFWLGFGVGGDYPLSATIMSEYANKKTRGTFIAAVFAMQGFGILFGTIVTIIVSSAFRHAFPAPPFYIDAAASIGPEADYVWRIIVMFGTIPAALTYYWRMKMPETARYTALIAGNTKQATSDMSKVLNKEILEENVQGERATGDTWGLFSRQFMKRHGVHLLATTSTWFLLDVAFYSQNLFQKDIFTKIGWIPPAKTMNALEELYRIARAQALIALCGTVPGYWFTVAFIDIIGRFWIQLMGFTMMTIFMLAIAIPYDYLVKPGHHTGFVVLYGLTFFFANFGPNSTTFIVPAEIFPARLRSTCHGISAATGKAGAIIGAFGFLYASQDQKKPDTGYSRGIGMRNSLFVLAGTNFLGLLFSLLVPESKGKSLEELSKENVGDDGIEA, from the coding sequence ATGGCGACTGAACAGCTCAACGTGTTGAAAGCGCTCGACGTTGCCAAGACGCAGCTGTACCATTTCAAGGCCGTCGTGATCGCCGGCATGGGCTTCTTCACGGACGCCTACGACCTCTTCTGCATCGCCCTCGTCACCAAGCTGCTGGGGCGCATCTACTACACCGACCCTGCCCTCAACGAGCCTGGCCACCTCCCGGCAAACGTGTCGGCCGCCGTGAACGGCGTGGCCCTATGCGGCACACTTGCCGGCCAGCTCTTCTTCGGCTGGCTCGGTGACAAGCTCGGCCGCAAGAGCGTCTACGGCTTCACGCTCATCCTCATGGTCCTCTGCTCCATCGCGTCTGGGCTCTCGTTTGGACACGAGGCCAAGGGCGTAATGGGGACGCTATGTTTCTTCCGCTTTTGGCTCGGCTTCGGCGTCGGCGGCGATTATCCTCTCAGCGCCACCATCATGTCGGAGTATGCTAACAAGAAGACCCGCGGCACCTTTATCGCCGCCGTGTTTGCCATGCAGGGGTTTGGCATCCTATTTGGTACTATCGTCACGATCATCGTCTCGTCCGCATTCCGACATGCATTCCCTGCACCGCCATTCTACATCGACGCCGCGGCGTCCATCGGCCCGGAGGCCGACTACGTGTGGCGCATCATCGTCATGTTCGGCACCATCCCGGCTGCCCTGACCTACTACTGGCGCATGAAGATGCCCGAAACTGCGCGGTACACGGCACTCATCGCCGGCAACACGAAGCAAGCCACATCAGACATGTCCAAGGTGCTCAACAAGGAGATCTTAGAGGAGAACGTCCAGGGTGAGCGAGCCACCGGTGATACCTGGGGCCTCTTCTCCCGACAGTTCATGAAGCGCCACGGGGTGCACTTGCTAGCGACCACAAGCACTTGGTTCCTACTCGATGTGGCCTTCTACAGCCAGAACCTATTCCAGAAGGACATCTTCACCAAGATCGGGTGGATCCCGCCGGCCAAGACTATGAATGCATTGGAGGAGTTGTACCGCATCGCCCGCGCCCAAGCGCTCATCGCGCTCTGTGGCACCGTGCCTGGCTACTGGTTCACCGTCGCCTTCATCGACATCATTGGAAGGTTTTGGATCCAGCTCATGGGATTCACCATGATGACCATTTTCATGCTAGCAATCGCCATACCGTACGACTACTTGGTGAAGCCAGGGCACCACACCGGTTTCGTCGTGCTCTACGGGCTCACTTTCTTCTTCGCCAACTTCGGCCCCAACAGCACAACTTTCATCGTGCCAGCTGAGATCTTCCCTGCGAGGCTCCGGTCCACATGCCACGGTATCTCTGCCGCTACTGGTAAGGCAGGCGCGATCATCGGCGCGTTCGGGTTCCTGTATGCATCGCAGGACCAGAAGAAGCCCGACACCGGCTACTCACGGGGAATTGGCATGCGCAACTCGCTCTTCGTGCTCGCAGGCACAAACTTCCTGGGCCTGCTCTTTTCCCTGCTGGTGCCGGAGTCCAAGGGCAAGTCGCTCGAGGAGCTCTCCAAGGAGAACGTCGGCGACGATGGCATCGAAGCTTAG